A single genomic interval of Gouania willdenowi chromosome 10, fGouWil2.1, whole genome shotgun sequence harbors:
- the LOC114471313 gene encoding T-cell leukemia homeobox protein 3-like: protein MEQAPSAPSPPPKPSHHEPISFGIDQILGAGSEPESVRTADRHSGSDLSCTGDGFYSLGSPSRTSAPSYTALSISLSGIMPPMEASAPYGESRGLGSRGVIRVPAHRPVSAPGPTGQVQGAVPGFGGLCFPWIGNRFTKDRISAALVPFAVTRRIGHPYQNRTPPKRKKPRTSFSRVQICELEKRFHRQKYLASAERAALAKSLKMTDAQVKTWFQNRRTKWRRQTAEEREAERQQANRLILQLQQSALQKSLSESAASDPLCAHNSSLYALQNLQPWAEDRE from the exons ATGGAGCAAGCCCCCAGCGCCCCCAGCCCTCCCCCTAAACCGAGCCATCACGAGCCCATCAGCTTCGGTATCGATCAGATTCTAGGAGCCGGATCGGAGCCGGAGAGCGTGCGCACGGCTGATCGACACAGCGGATCCGATTTAAGCTGCACCGGGGACGGGTTTTACAGTTTAGGGAGTCCGAGCAGGACCAGCGCGCCCTCCTACACCGCCCTGTCCATCTCCCTGTCCGGGATTATGCCTCCGATGGAGGCTTCCGCTCCGTACGGGGAGAGCAGGGGTCTGGGCAGCCGCGGAGTGATCCGAGTGCCGGCGCACAGACCCGTGTCCGCCCCGGGGCCAACGGGCCAGGTCCAGGGTGCTGTGCCCGGGTTTGGAGGGCTGTGCTTCCCCTGGATAGGAAACAGATTCACCAAGGACAGAATATCAG CGGCTCTGGTTCCGTTCGCCGTGACGCGGCGGATAGGACACCCGTACCAGAACAGGACGCCCCCCAAACGGAAAAAACCGCGCACGTCCTTCTCCAGGGTGCAGATCTGTGAGCTGGAGAAACGCTTCCACAGACAGAAATACTTGGCCAGCGCTGAGCGCGCGGCTTTGGCCAAAAGTCTGAAGATGACAGACGCACAGGTGAAGACATGGTTCCAGAACCGCAGGACCAAGTGGAG GAGACAGACAgcagaggagagagaggcggAGCGACAACAGGCCAATCGGCTCATCCTGCAGCTGCAACAGTCCGCCCTCCAGAAGTCCCTCAGCGAATCAGCGGCTTCGGATCCTCTGTGCGCCCATAACTCCTCCCTGTACGCCCTGCAGAACCTCCAACCCTGGGCCGAGGACCGGGAGTAG
- the kcnip1a gene encoding Kv channel-interacting protein 1 isoform X2 — MGLVMGTFSMQSKQIASYHKDKADDDLEMTMVCHRPEGLDQMEAQTNFNKRELQVLYRGFKNECPSGVVNEDTFKQIYSQFFPHGDASSYAHYLFNAFDTGNTGSIKFEDFVTALSILLRGSITEKLQWTFNLYDIKRDGYINKEEMTDIVRAIYDMMGKYTYPVLRTDAPKQHVDAFFQKMDKNRDGVVTLDEFIISCQEDENIMRSLQLFENVI; from the exons ACAAAGCAGACGATGACCTGGAGATGACCATGGTGTGCCACAGACCAGAGGGCCTGGATCAGATGGAAGCTCAAACAAACTTCAATAAAAGAGAGCTCCAAGTGCTCTACAGGGGTTTTAAGAAC GAGTGTCCGAGTGGAGTTGTTAATGAGGACACCTTTAAGCAAATATACTCCCAGTTTTTTCCACATGGAG ATGCCAGCTCATACGCCCACTACTTGTTTAATGCCTTCGACACAGGAAATACTGGCTCCATTAAGTTTGAG gattttGTGACAGCTCTGTCCATCCTGCTGAGAGGCTCCATCACAGAGAAGCTCCAGTGGACATTTAACCTTTATGATATCAAGAGAGATGGATACATCAACAAAGAG GAGATGACGGACATCGTCAGAGCAATATATGACATGATGGGGAAGTACACGTACCCTGTGTTGAGAACAGACGCACCCAAACAGCACGTAGATGCTTTTTTTCAG aaaatggacaaaaacagagATGGTGTGGTGACGCTTGATGAATTCATCATTTCCTGCCAAGag GATGAAAACATCATGAGGTCTTTACAGCTCTTTGAAAATGTCATCTAG
- the kcnip1a gene encoding Kv channel-interacting protein 1 isoform X3, which translates to MTMVCHRPEGLDQMEAQTNFNKRELQVLYRGFKNECPSGVVNEDTFKQIYSQFFPHGDASSYAHYLFNAFDTGNTGSIKFEDFVTALSILLRGSITEKLQWTFNLYDIKRDGYINKEEMTDIVRAIYDMMGKYTYPVLRTDAPKQHVDAFFQKMDKNRDGVVTLDEFIISCQEDENIMRSLQLFENVI; encoded by the exons ATGACCATGGTGTGCCACAGACCAGAGGGCCTGGATCAGATGGAAGCTCAAACAAACTTCAATAAAAGAGAGCTCCAAGTGCTCTACAGGGGTTTTAAGAAC GAGTGTCCGAGTGGAGTTGTTAATGAGGACACCTTTAAGCAAATATACTCCCAGTTTTTTCCACATGGAG ATGCCAGCTCATACGCCCACTACTTGTTTAATGCCTTCGACACAGGAAATACTGGCTCCATTAAGTTTGAG gattttGTGACAGCTCTGTCCATCCTGCTGAGAGGCTCCATCACAGAGAAGCTCCAGTGGACATTTAACCTTTATGATATCAAGAGAGATGGATACATCAACAAAGAG GAGATGACGGACATCGTCAGAGCAATATATGACATGATGGGGAAGTACACGTACCCTGTGTTGAGAACAGACGCACCCAAACAGCACGTAGATGCTTTTTTTCAG aaaatggacaaaaacagagATGGTGTGGTGACGCTTGATGAATTCATCATTTCCTGCCAAGag GATGAAAACATCATGAGGTCTTTACAGCTCTTTGAAAATGTCATCTAG